In the Hydractinia symbiolongicarpus strain clone_291-10 chromosome 13, HSymV2.1, whole genome shotgun sequence genome, TGAAAAAACAACTGCGATTAAGCTAAGTGAAAGATGTCCACAGTTTTTATTTGTACTcctgtaattatatttttatatctgtttTATACTAATACAAAGGCCATACGGTCTTTGTAGGAGTATTCAGTGTTGACAAGAACATTTCGGGAAGTAAACTTGTGTCTCGAGGGAAACTAGAATGCTTTACAGTTTGACCTTACTTTTTACGAGACTAaactttttcgaatttttcaaaAACCGGGAAAAGTTTCTTTTGCAAACACCTCTCTTAAGCCACGTATATAGATAGCAATTCAACTTTGTTACAATCGTTCGAAAGATTTATCGTGTCGCTACACATCTAATGCAACAGGTAACATTCCAGTTACAATAAAGATACATTCAGGATAGGAAGGATTTTTTTGCAACAAGGTTTTATTGTTTGCTGTAACATATTTTGCTACTCGCaacatgtttttgtaaaatGGTACAAAATCCAATCGATTTTTTGCTTTAATCTTTTAATTTcatgaattttcatttttgaaaactgcaagtctcatactTTCCATTGGCGAAAActgcatttaaaaaatcggttgggAAGTTACCTCAAATTCTATAAAAACTTACCATGCTTTCAACTTGTCCGTTATCGCCAAACATATCACACGCAAatcatcattattatttttgatagttttttactttttctttacCGGTTTGCAATATAGATTTAACTTTATTCTGTCGTTCGTATTCCAGGGTTGTTGTATGTGTTTTAAAGAATACATGAAACACTTATAACACATGTTGAGAATACAGTCGTCGCTCAATATCTCGAGCATCCGTTCTCGAACTTTCACTGTCCCGAACTTTTTCTGTTTCCTTTAGTCATTGCAATCTGTTGTAGACAAAATTACGTTCTATATCTCGAACTTCGTTAACTCCAACCTTTCGCtttaaaagaacaaatttttggtCCCTTCAGCCCATTTTATAACACTATTTCGAACTTTTTCCATATTTTTCGCACACAAACATTCAATTTTCCAACAACGATGAGCACTTTAAAGATTTGGCAGAAGACCTGGATTAATTACGGAAAAACAATTCAATCCATTCCCTAAAGAATTAAGAGCATAGGATCTTGCCAATACTAACTCAATCATAATCACAACAGGTAACCCAAAAGCCGACTAAAGGACGAAATTTTTGAAGTGTTTGATGAGCCATTTAAAAAGTCAACGTTGTCGTTGACAACGCTTTGGGAACTTTACAAAACTTATTTCTATTCAACAGAGAAAGCGCAGACATGCGCATCTGCTACAGCGTGTAGAATCTCTGATTGTTAAAGATAATATAGCCTCGAGAAGGCAGAGTagtattttaaacttctttcgAGAGAATTAATTTGACTAATTCCCTTTAAAGCacaaaaacttaaaatgttactattctttttttaacaagtacATACTATTATCTAAATATTctgtcttttttctgtttctcgTTTTCGGCTAACCAATATAATCAAGAACGTAAACTTTCGTAAACAAGTACGGGTATTTCACCATCTAAAACTTTAAAGGCCTTTAACTCTCGATATCTCGACTATCCTTATTCTAGAACTTTTGACATCTCGAATTTTAAAGTAGAGCGTTCGCCcccagtgcggaaggtcttggtTGCAAACCCCGACCGAgacatgccagagactataaaagcgtgaatcgatcctttctgctcaacgttcagcatgagaataggattggtaccttaggcggttgtctagatAAGAGGCTGTTGCGCTTGCACGCCCTCCGTAgcttaaatgggagctttaaatgcactaagaCCCCATTTGTTCACATTGGAGGTTTACTGTTTGGCTTGACGCGTGTGTACTGGTTGGAGCCATCAGATAAGCTGCGAACATACGTTTGTAAGCTTTGCACCGAACACACCCACCACAGCAGAATTATTTTTAGCCTCTTCTCCTGTGATACACAGAATACCAACCTGTAGCAGAGAGttatatgtttgtttttagtCTTACCCATTCTCTATTGTTTTTACGTACAGAAAATTGCGCATACGATATATACTTTAAGAGAAAGAAACTTGAAATTTAGTACGGAGATTAAAAAGATAAGTGGCGGTAAATAGATCAAATATCGAACATTGGGAAAAAAAATTCTCCTCAGAATTAAAATGATAGGATGGAAAAAGACGCTTAATAAACTTTCGTTTTTTAAGCACAAAATGCTTAactaatgcaaaaaaaaacatagtATAACACTGGATTTCCTATAGTCCACTGGGCTGTTTAAGTATTTACGATATCAAATGTTGTGTTTTTTCGGACACTAATATTTAATTATTACACTGAGATACAAAATTATTCAAATGCTTTTTTTCCTTATCTGTGATCGACATTTCGTGTATTTTAGGGCTCAGTATTTTATACGGaggaaaaaattgtatatatgtATTACTGTATAATAGTTTTTTAGTATATTTATTATGCAATATGCatcaatttattattttacaaaaattacacTACATTATTTTACAAATAAACCCACCAAGATATCTTGAAAATGTGAACATTAAGAAAGAACAAAATACATTCCCGTAAACAACTGAAGATATTAAAAAATCTATTTATCTTGACATAGTCTAAATCTATCCagatttaaataaaagaaaagcaACTTGACCCATGTAGAAATAAATGAAGTGTTTCGTTTCATGAGTAACATATGATCCAAAATTTCTGCCAACTATGCAGTGCCATGTGGGGTTATATTTCTTAtcgaattcttttttaatgtatGATGCGATATCTTTTTCGATGGTAAATTTTTCCAAAGCCTGGTTGGCACATTCAATGGCATCTTGCTGCATGTCTTCAGACATGTCTGCGTTTTTTATAACTGCTTTTCTGTCGgtcatctaaaaaaaatataagatgcatgataaatatgaaaaagtgGTAGGACTCGCGTAGtatcaaaaaatataataaaagatTTTCAACCTTGAAAAAGAAAACGTTTATGGCAACAACGATTCTAAAACAACATCCTTTGTCAGCTTAACGAACTGATCAATAAACTGAGAATCTTTTTCAAGGTTTAAGTTTGcctttatttcattttaaaaaatagtgtataaataaatactaaaaaacTATGGTTTGATTAGTTAAAACACTACGTCTTCTCAGCAGTTTGTATCAACCCACAATGCATTGTTATTAGTAATTTATAATGAGCATGGTTTGGCGCGACAACATAAAAAGGCTTGGCGAAATATATGACGCACCAATTTACAAAATTATGTTATTATGTTATTACAAAACACCGTAAAATACGCAATGTCATTTTCAAAATATGTAtagccatttttaaaatatacgttatagtttttaaaaaatagatggccatttttaaaatatatatggccatttaaaataaaataggtcatttttaaaatatgtatcgtcattttttgaaattaat is a window encoding:
- the LOC130624100 gene encoding dynein light chain 2, cytoplasmic-like produces the protein MTDRKAVIKNADMSEDMQQDAIECANQALEKFTIEKDIASYIKKEFDKKYNPTWHCIVGRNFGSYVTHETKHFIYFYMGQVAFLLFKSG